The proteins below are encoded in one region of bacterium:
- the pheA gene encoding prephenate dehydratase, translated as MMSLETVRKKIDNVDEKLVKLLNERTRYALEIGKLKKKDGKSIYVPAREKQVLARVSKLNGGPLAEKSIRAIYREIMSAALALEKNLKVAYMGPPSTFSHQAARSRFGGSVDYLSCETISDVFDAVEKQMADYGVVPVENSTEGAVTYTLDRMTETSLKICAELYLPVSQNLLAKGPREKIKKLYSHPQVLGQCRQWLQREMAGVDLIPVASTARGAELASKEECAGALSSSLAAEIYGLNILESDVQDLSGNTTRFLVIGHSQNQPTGDDKTSLLFAVQHKAGALYGALESFKKFGLNLTKIESRPSRSKRWEYFFFVDIEGHAEDKKVKQGLQDLSKHCALLTVLGSYPKA; from the coding sequence ATGATGAGCTTGGAAACGGTCCGGAAAAAAATAGACAACGTTGACGAGAAGCTGGTCAAACTCCTGAATGAGCGGACCCGGTATGCGCTGGAAATCGGAAAGCTGAAGAAGAAGGACGGAAAGAGCATCTATGTCCCGGCCCGTGAGAAACAAGTCTTGGCCCGCGTGTCGAAGTTGAACGGCGGCCCGCTTGCGGAGAAGTCGATCCGGGCCATCTATCGGGAAATCATGTCGGCCGCCCTGGCACTGGAGAAGAATCTCAAGGTGGCCTATATGGGCCCCCCCTCCACGTTTTCGCATCAGGCCGCCCGGAGTCGCTTCGGCGGGAGTGTGGACTATTTGTCCTGCGAGACCATCAGTGATGTGTTCGATGCGGTAGAAAAGCAGATGGCTGACTACGGGGTGGTGCCAGTCGAGAACTCAACAGAGGGCGCGGTGACCTATACCCTTGACCGGATGACGGAAACCTCACTTAAGATTTGTGCGGAGTTGTATCTGCCGGTTTCTCAGAACCTGCTGGCCAAAGGGCCCCGTGAGAAAATAAAAAAACTCTACAGCCACCCCCAGGTCCTGGGGCAGTGCCGGCAATGGTTGCAACGCGAAATGGCGGGCGTAGACCTGATCCCTGTGGCCAGCACGGCGCGTGGGGCCGAACTGGCGTCCAAGGAGGAGTGCGCCGGGGCACTGTCCAGTTCGTTGGCTGCGGAAATCTACGGGCTGAACATTCTAGAGTCCGATGTCCAGGACCTGAGCGGCAATACCACCCGCTTCCTGGTGATTGGCCACAGCCAGAATCAGCCGACCGGGGATGACAAAACGTCATTGCTATTCGCGGTGCAGCACAAGGCGGGCGCCCTGTACGGGGCCTTGGAGTCCTTTAAGAAGTTCGGCCTGAATCTCACCAAGATTGAGTCGCGCCCCAGCCGCAGTAAGCGGTGGGAATATTTCTTCTTTGTGGACATCGAGGGCCATGCCGAGGATAAAAAGGTGAAGCAGGGGTTGCAGGATCTGAGTAAGCATTGTGCCTTGTTGACGGTGCTCGGATCATATCCCAAGGCGTGA